AAAATTTCAAGTAATCTTTTATCTTCATTATTAAATCTGTTAAATATTGGAGAATCAATATCTAATACAGCTATAATTTCATTGTTTTTAAAAATAGGGACTACAATTTCAGAATTACTTGCACTATCACATGCAATATGTGTTGCAAAGTTATGTACGTTATCTACAATTAATGTTTTTCTTTGTTCCCAAGCAGTTCCACAAACACCTTTTCCAAATGGAATTTTAGTACAAGCAGGTTTTCCTTGAAAGGGTCCTAATACCAAAAAATTACCTTCAACTAAATAAAAGCCTACCCAGTTAATATCGGTTAAATTTTCCATTAGAACGGCACTTATATTTGCCATTTTAGTTATTAAGTTTTCATCATCGCTAATATATGCTAAAGCGGTATTTAATATTTTTTCATTCATTAAGATTTTCCAACTCCTTATTATGTTTTTCCCACAATTCAAGTATTTTAAGTTCTTCATCATCAAGTTTTTTTATTTTTTCCTGTATTTCCATTAATTTTTCTAGATTTGTAGCATTATTAGTATCAAACATCTGTTTTTCTAATTCTTTTTTTTCTAAATTAATTTGTTCGTTTCTATTTTCAATGCTTTCTATATCTCTTTTTAATTTTTGTATTCGTTTAGAAAGTTCTTTTTGTTCTAAGTATGACAGCTTTTTGCTTGTTTCCTTATTTTCAGTATTAGAACTTTTTAAACTTTCTTTGTAATCATCATAATTGCCTTTAAACACACTAAGACCATTTTGATCTAAAATATATATAGTATTACATACACTATTTAAAAAATGTCTATTATGTGATACTAAAAGCATACTTCCATCGTAGTTTTCTATGGCGTTTTCAAGTATTTCAATTGAATATATATCCAAGTGATTCGTAGGTTCATCTAAAAGAAGTAAATTTGGCTTGTTTTGTATTAATTTTATAAACGATACCCTAACTTTTTCTCCACCTGAAAGTGTAGAAATTTCTTTTAAAACATCATCTGCTGAAAATAAGAAACCTCCGGCAACAGATCTTAAATATTCTTCCGTGTAATTTATTGATGTATTAATTTCTTGTAAAATTGTATTTTTGGAATATAAGTTTTGATGGTCTTGGTCATAATAGCCAGTTTCAACACGAGAACCAAATATAATTTCTCCACTGTCAGCTTTTATTTTATCATATATAATTTTAAGTAAAGTTGATTTTCCTATTCCATTTTTACCGATTATTCCTACTTTTTCTCCTTTATACAGTTTGAAATTTATATTATTTAATACTTTTTTATTATCAAATGTTTTTGAAATATTTTTAATTTCCAATACATTCTCTCCTGAATCAGTTTTTGTTTCAAACTTTAATTTCATTCTTTTAGGATTAAATATAGGGTCATCCATGCGTTCTATTCTATCAAGTATTTTTTGCCTTCCTTTGGCTTGTTTTGCCATTCTTCCGGCTCTATTTCGTTCAATATATTCTTCTAATTTCTTTATTTTCTCTTGCTCTTTTTCATACCTTTTTAATTCGCCTTTTAAAATTAATTCTTTTTGTAGTATAAAGTCAGAAAAATTTCCATTATATTTATATATTTTTTTATTTTCTAATTCTAAAATTTTATTACAGATAT
Above is a window of Caviibacter abscessus DNA encoding:
- a CDS encoding ABC-F family ATP-binding cassette domain-containing protein, coding for MNLVQFNNVSKQFIGQSILENISFTINSKDKIGLIGLNGAGKSTIIKIILGIERIDEGNIFVNNNTIIGYLSQNHDFYDEKNTVFEEISTVFQKEKEILKKIQKLNIDLQFTENTNDVLKQIELLATEYEALDGYNSDYKIKQVITGLELNALENSLISELSGGEKTRVTLAKLLLKNPDLLILDEPTNHLDLISIEWLEEYLIKYNKAFLVVSHDRIFLDNICNKILELENKKIYKYNGNFSDFILQKELILKGELKRYEKEQEKIKKLEEYIERNRAGRMAKQAKGRQKILDRIERMDDPIFNPKRMKLKFETKTDSGENVLEIKNISKTFDNKKVLNNINFKLYKGEKVGIIGKNGIGKSTLLKIIYDKIKADSGEIIFGSRVETGYYDQDHQNLYSKNTILQEINTSINYTEEYLRSVAGGFLFSADDVLKEISTLSGGEKVRVSFIKLIQNKPNLLLLDEPTNHLDIYSIEILENAIENYDGSMLLVSHNRHFLNSVCNTIYILDQNGLSVFKGNYDDYKESLKSSNTENKETSKKLSYLEQKELSKRIQKLKRDIESIENRNEQINLEKKELEKQMFDTNNATNLEKLMEIQEKIKKLDDEELKILELWEKHNKELENLNE